gatttaaatcctcaagtggcttctgccacagtaatagaaaagaagaaatctgactccatattagatctgttcctttgactttaaccctgtgctctgtctcctaggcttcttcttgcttgtaaaacaatgttgcctagagcccaaaatatacaggagagcctattctgaaggctctgacctttaagggtatttaacacttttccaatcatataaagataacacgttgcagaatagaaaataacgtttgttttgttggaggtttacagggatctgacccagggagacagctgcaagaacaaaggattctaacaagaaggaattcctacaccaagaagtttgcaaaaaccaagcacataggaaagcagcctgaattctgacttggggagatggttttccaggacattagtttgccatctaggtctacagaaacttgctattccatgccccaacacttggtctcccaacttactggcctgtcctgcactgaggagaatgaatttggactcaataacacttctacctacctagcaagttggacactgggactgagggcagctctcccacacacaggggcctacggtgagcccttgattattccccgaggttggggtgtggtttacccaggagggatggggactctacaccaacactcaggcagtctgctccttctggggctctgacattttacctcccgctccctgccagcccaacatttgggacagtggagctaaggcagagatcgtgcctgcctgtttcccagcgtgtaaaaggggaatatgtactcttcccaaggtagttctgagaaacaacacctgcgggtgcttggttccctgagcaacagtaaacctagctccttgcgggggcaacgggtatgatacccgtagggtttctgcagagaccttagctggagggctgggccagggacgtaaaatatgagctgtgggcaatgacgggtaagagaagggtgtataggcagggctgctgcctccttcggggtgccacaagaggtaaaacgctttctccccatctctgttactcccctcccaattccagataactgccttccctctgctcctcctgtccatgtgtctccctccacttttccccgcctcccctcctccttccctcttctccctccctcggttccccttctctctcaggacccagagcggatcgctggccctcctgcgcatgcgcagttgctgccagctggaccgcgggttggaagctccagctccgagccggggatcggccccaatggcttctcagctctgtcgccctgtaggcctttggctactgcctggggccggggcctctggctgtggaagtgcaaggtgaggggatatcgggaaaggggtgaggcggctgcgggagggcggtcggcgtgtcacagccccccagggcgccagtcagcgtgtgttcagctggattgctcgggccagacccctctgcccgcgccacctgccccggcgccccggccacagctgtccagggccaggtgtgcccctgccgcctcttggcccagccgggctcccctcagtccgcggctggcgtccgcttcccctctcccgcccgcgagtcctcccctcccgggcttcctctcctaggccgccgacccgtccccaccactgggcgggctgtgtcccgggcgggcggggtctgcacacccggacggggcgggcggcttgggctggggctggggctggcctccgagcggggctgcagcccgcgtcccccaccccgctctccctgccccgcgaccccggggctgccttcctctcccttttccgatccctgaggtccagattagcggcgtgggcgctgctccccaggctgagagcccgcggctgtaactcccagcttctcctggtggagtcgggaaaagggagcggcagtgctgagggagcttctgtctccttgatcaggatttctgccccaggtaagtaccttgaacactttcaggtgttatgatggcggtgcttgttgatgtcacatgtttttatactgagagggattacagtggtgaaagcagggcttggttcagttaaaaatgagctgaaggcatgaggctgtctcatcctccatcattcactctcccagggtgaaacgtgagaccgtcgatcttaaaaagatacttatagtccctaactagtccagcccagctattgtgtgttaacaggaacagcacaacctgaggcgttggagacccagggacattgcactcctaaagagctcctggcaaaatctggtttgttttgttttttttgtttgtttgttttacttaaattgtgggacagactagtagtatagagggaaaaataattggcaagaaggattttttcatataacagctttattgtgatattgttcacacaccatgaagtccacccacttgaatgttacaattcagcagcttttagcatattcacatttgtgcaaccattattattccagaacgttttcatcacatcagaaagaccagttgaaatgcatgacctatccaccccttcccagtggtggttctaaagaagtttcttggctgttcctgaccataaattaacttgttacattccatgaaatatctggtaggaattctaatcagaattgcaatgaatctgtctatcaaagcaggaagaattaatgtctttatggcataaacttcttctacacatgaatatatctgggaccctatcttttcatctgtccagagccaggcctatgggaaatcctcattaattcttgggtttgtgaatgatgagattcaatacatcattagatgcaactgtagcctttcactgaagagaaaagtaacctcgtagaagccaagtgattctctgatggttagaatgagtgaccgccagtgctggagtattcgagtggacttcgtgcttgcagagttctccaccacctacagctaaggggattaccgtgttcttttacttttttttttatggcgttgcttttatttttacttattatataaaattattttttattgaagtgttgtaaatttaccatgttagcttcagatgtacagcagagattcagttataagcttatgcatatgtatatgaatgtttttcagattgtttttagtacaactcattacaagaaattgaaaatagtaccctgtgctatatagtaggtccttgtcatttattttatatttattaatgtgtatctgttaatcctccctttcctgcctgctaacaacagtttgctttctatgtccatgagtctatttctagcagcaccgtttttgctagcaatatatgctggttggctcttttctgtttcagtagttccatcttatgtgtgggcgtttttcttctggtgggcctgtgtgtggtttgcacacgtgataatagagatctgtatttgggagaactccaggcctcgtgtagtccctcgtatggagcgcccactgaactgatgcttgaacttggaaaaaaacagtaaatgttggaatttccactatggttgagacttccaggtttctataacctctttagcccacctaaattttggctgcacccaatactggataatttggtggaacttcatggtatggtggtgtagagacagggccttgtatgcttcttctctttccttt
This portion of the Vicugna pacos chromosome 16, VicPac4, whole genome shotgun sequence genome encodes:
- the LOC140686239 gene encoding uncharacterized protein, with amino-acid sequence MVFQDISLPSRSTETCYSMPQHLVSQLTGLSCTEENEFGLNNTSTYLASWTLGLRAALPHTGAYDNCLPSAPPVHVSPSTFPRLPSSFPLLPPSVPLLSQDPERIAGPPAHAQLLPAGPRVGSSSSEPGIGPNGFSALSPCRPLATAWGRGLWLWKCKLLLVESGKGSGSAEGASVSLIRISAPAVQEFLIDPVLRNSFRVGKTSASQNPQFQM